A genomic region of Populus nigra chromosome 11, ddPopNigr1.1, whole genome shotgun sequence contains the following coding sequences:
- the LOC133706295 gene encoding disease resistance protein RPV1-like: MASSSAVAHKRKYDVFLSFRGKDTRNNFTSHLYDDLCRKKIKTFIDDGLERGEEITGALLRTIEESRISVIIFSRNYASSPWCVDELVKILECKKAYGQIVLPVFYHVDPSDVDEQTGSFGNAFAELERNFKQKMDKVPRWRSDLTSAANISGWDSQVIRPDSRLVDQIVHHILKKLNYASSSDLKGLVGMDSRMKQIEALLCTQLPEVCVVGIWGMGGIGKTTIAGEIFNKIAREYEGHYFLANVREELEKNGGLFRMRDDLFSKITEEENLHIRTPRIGHPFIKDRICRKKVLIVFDDVNNVDQIEMLLGGCDFFGPGSRIILTSRDKQVLKKYSDKIFEVGGLNYQEALHLFSLHAFKDNQPPYNYMELSVRAINYAKGNPLALKVLGSFLFGRTRKEWGSALNKVEKLPQKEVHGVLRISFDALDREEKSIFLDIACFFKGQNIDFIKRILDGCGFSADIGISVLVDKCLVTISGNKIGMHDLLQHMAHEIVSMESVKDPGKRSRLWHFDDVYEVLTRNLGTKNVEGIFVDLDSSEKVMKVSSRAFARMYNLKLLKVYNSGFGNNSKVLLPHGLDSISNELRYLHWDGYPLRSLPFNFIPQNLVEINISSSKVEQLWQGNQNLVNLKEVNLSNCKHLTEIPDLSQAANLESLNLQSCTSLTEVPQSIRYLDKLSDFNLRSCTSLISLPSSINLKSLKTLNLSGCLNLKNYPEIAENVQYLNLNETSVPELPRSIEHLGRLVALNLRDCKQLGNLPDDVCSLKSLEIADLSGCSNITMFPAFPEKVRYIYLSGTAIEEVPSSIDRLSRLFSLDLMGCKRLKNLPCTFSRLASLEKLSLSGCSIITEFPELPVSIKELNLDGTAIREIPSSVEHLSNLVELSLQNCTRFEILPGSIFNLESLKKLNLFGCSQFQTFPSVNKFGRLTYLCLDGTAIRALPWTIEGLASVSRLEMKNCRNLECNLLPEVQSLLNFNVREVKLYRLRQLHLNDCNLLCLPGSLSCLSSLEVLDLSGNSFITLPILSKLLKLESLILRNCFRLVHIPTLPPRLMILDAHNCSSVSGVQGSRYSTEVEGNIFDFLFTNCFGFHDKTVCQCNEIIEYSLTKIKVYAKRLYAQMPFVLPGTSSACFPGRNVPDWFVNQTQGFSLTIKLPSQCASNQFLGFVLCAVVDFGCLFKSSDGFKVNCIYHIKNEYGDSHHLQSYFGGWFDGEHVREVSNDMLFLGYDPCLEFTECYLFGKCSEVVIEFYSEDRNNNPLKSCNVIKCGVCLLSAEDDNS, encoded by the exons ATGGCATCTTCATCTGCTGTTGCTCATAAAAGGAAGTATGATGTGTTCCTTAGTTTTAGAGGGAAGGATACGCGCAATAATTTTACCAGCCATCTCTATGATGATTTGTGTCGTAAGAAAATCAAGACTTTCATTGACGATGGGCTtgaaagaggagaagaaattaCGGGTGCACTTTTGAGAACAATTGAAGAATCGAGAATTTCAGTGATAATATTCTCAAGAAACTATGCATCTTCTCCATGGTGTGTGGATGAACTAGTGAAGATACTTGAATGCAAGAAGGCATATGGGCAGATTGTTTTACCAGTTTTCTATCATGTGGACCCGTCTGATGTTGATGAACAGACAGGGAGTTTTGGGAATGCGTTTGCTGAgcttgaaagaaattttaagcaGAAGATGGACAAGGTTCCAAGGTGGAGATCTGACTTAACAAGTGCTGCCAATATATCCGGATGGGATTCACAAGTCATTAG GCCTGATTCGAGACTCGTGGATCAAATTGTGCATCatattttgaagaaattgaattaTGCATCCTCAAGTGATTTGAAGGGCCTGGTCGGAATGGATTCACGCATGAAGCAAATCGAAGCCTTATTATGCACACAGTTACCAGAGGTTTGTGTTGTAGGAATATGGGGCATGGGTGGTATTGGTAAGACAACCATTGCTGGAGAGATTTTCAACAAGATCGCAAGGGAATATGAAGGTCACTATTTTCTTGCAAATGTGAGGGAGGAATTAGAAAAGAATGGAGGATTATTTCGTATGCGAGATGACCTTTTCTCTAAAATAACAGAGGAAGAAAATCTACATATTCGCACTCCACGTATTGGACACCCTTTCATTAAAGACAGGATCTGCCGTAAAAAGGTTCTGATTGTTTTTGATGATGTGAATAATGTAGACCAAATTGAAATGTTACTTGGAGGATGTGATTTTTTTGGTCCAGGAAGTAGAATTATCCTAACATCTAGAGATAAACAGGTACTTAAGAAATATTCAGACAAAATATTTGAGGTTGGGGGACTGAATTACCAGGAAGCTCTTCATCTCTTTAGTTTGCATGCATTTAAGGATAATCAGCCCCCATACAATTATATGGAGCTGTCTGTGAGGGCAATAAATTACGCTAAAGGTAATCCATTAGCTCTTAAAGTCTTAGGTTCCTTTCTATTTGGCAGAACGAGAAAAGAATGGGGAAGTGCATTGAACAAGGTTGAAAAACTTCCTCAGAAAGAAGTTCATGGTGTGTTGAGAATAAGTTTTGATGCACTtgatagagaagagaagagtatATTTCTCGatattgcatgtttttttaaagggcAGAACATTGATTTTATAAAGAGAATACTAGATGGCTGTGGCTTCTCAGCTGATATAGGAATTAGTGTTCTTGTCGATAAGTGTCTCGTTACTATTTCTGGAAACAAGATAGGGATGCATGATTTGTTGCAGCATATGGCCCATGAAATTGTCAGCATGGAATCAGTCAAGGACCCAGGAAAACGCAGTAGATTGTGGCATTTTGATGATGTGTATGAAGTGTTGACCAGAAATCTG GGAACTAAAAACGTTGAAGGGATATTCGTAGACTTGGATAGTTCTGAAAAGGTAATGAAGGTGAGTTCCAGAGCGTTTGCGAGGATGTATAATCTTAAATTGCTCAAAGTTTATAATTCAGGATTCGGAAATAATAGTAAAGTGCTCCTTCCTCATGGCCTGGATTCTATTTCCAATGAGTTGAGGTATCTCCACTGGGATGGATACCCTTTGAGATCTTTGCCGTTCAATTTTATTCCACAGAACCttgttgaaattaatatatcTTCAAGCAAGGTTGAACAACTTTGGCAAGGAAACCAG AATCTAGTGAATCTAAAAGAGGTCAACCTCAGCAATTGTAAGCATCTAACAGAAATCCCAGACCTCTCACAGGCTGCAAATCTCGAGAGTTTGAATCTTCAATCCTGTACAAGTTTGACAGAAGTTCCTCAATCTATCCGATATCTAGACAAACTCTCCGATTTCAATCTGAGATCCTGTACAAGCCTTATAAGCCTGCCAAGTAGTATTAATTTGAAATCACTCAAGACTCTTAACCTCTCAGGCTGCTTAAATCTTAAGAATTATCCAGAGATCGCGGAGAATGTGCAGTACTTAAATTTAAATGAGACTTCAGTTCCAGAACTTCCCCGATCAATTGAGCATCTTGGTAGACTTGTTGCATTGAATTTAAGGGATTGTAAGCAACTTGGGAATCTTCCGGATGATGTTTGTTCGTTGAAGTCTCTTGAAATTGCTGATCTGTCAGGCTGCTCAAATATCACCATGTTTCCAGCTTTTCCAGAGAAAGTCAGATATATTTACTTGAGTGGAACTGCAATAGAAGAAGTTCCGTCTTCAATCGATCGCCTTTCAAGACTCTTTTCTTTGGATCTAATGGGTTGCAAAAGGCTCAAGAATCTTCCATGTACTTTTTCTAGGTTGGCATCTCTTGAAAAACTCAGTCTCTCTGGGTGCTCAATCATCACGGAGTTTCCAGAGCTTCCAGTGAGTATTAAGGAGTTGAATTTGGATGGGACAGCAATACGAGAGATTCCTTCATCAGTTGAGCATTTGTCCAACCTTGTTGAATTGAGTCTGCAAAACTGTACAAGATTTGAGATTCTACCTGGTAGTATTTTTAACTTGGAATCACTGAAAAAACTCAACCTCTTTGGATGCTCCCAATTCCAGACTTTCCCTTCTGTGAATAAATTTGGACGTTTGACTTACCTTTGTTTAGATGGAACAGCCATAAGAGCATTACCCTGGACAATCGAAGGTCTAGCATCTGTTTCTCGCTTGGAAATGAAAAACTGCAGAAATCTTGAATGCAACTTACTCCCTGAGGTTCAGAGTCTTTTGAATTTCAATGTGAGAGAGGTGAAATTATATCGCCTGCGTCAGCTACATCTAAACGATTGCAACTTACTTTGCTTGCCTGGGAGTCTTTCCTGCTTATCCTCACTAGAAGTACTAGATCTCAGTGGAAACAGTTTTATTACGCTACCGATACTCTCAAAACTCCTTAAGCTGGAATCCCTTATTTTAAGGAATTGCTTTAGACTTGTGCATATTCCTACCCTTCCACCAAGACTAATGATTCTAGATGCACACAATTGTTCATCGGTGAGCGGAGTACAAGGCAGCAGATATTCAACTGAGGTTGAGGGAAATATTTTTGATTTCCTATTCACTAACTGCTTTGGCTTCCATGACAAAACTGTATGCCAATGCAACGAAATCATTGAATATTCCTTGACGAAAATTAAGGTTTACGCCAAAAGATTGTATGCACAG ATGCCATTTGTACTGCCCGGGACATCTAGTGCTTGCTTCCCAGGAAGAAATGTTCCAGACTGGTTTGTCAATCAAACTCAGggattttcattaacaattaaGCTGCCGTCACAATGTGCTAGTAATCAGTTCCTGGGTTTTGTTCTGTGTGCTGTTGTTGACTTTGGATGCTTATTCAAAAGCTCTGATGGCTTCAAAGTTAATTGTATATATCATATCAAGAACGAATATGGGGATAGTCATCATCTTCAAAGCTATTTTGGTGGTTGGTTTGACGGGGAGCATGTTCGAGAAGTCTCAAACGATATGTTGTTCTTAGGGTATGATCCATGTTTGGAATTTACAGAATGTTATTTGTTTGGAAAATGCAGTGAGGTAGTAATTGAATTCTACTCGGAAGATAGGAACAACAATCCTTTAAAGAGTTGCAATGTGATCAAGTGCGGGGTCTGTCTGCTATCTGCAGAAGATGATAATTCATGA